A stretch of the Aegilops tauschii subsp. strangulata cultivar AL8/78 chromosome 4, Aet v6.0, whole genome shotgun sequence genome encodes the following:
- the LOC109754313 gene encoding trihelix transcription factor ENAP2 — translation MSAIAHRRRRPAPAPPAWTPEPWSDGETAALLEAWGPRHLRAGGGPLRTSDWRACAAAVTARRAADGRAPRTVDQCKNRMDYLKKRLRADRSRPSPPPPLSGSLRRLAKLLRQAPSVPHRLAPKVQREDRQDHEEETPLYRDWPPVPKRRRTTVSLSPLSSSAEHHHGNGGAACTEVAAALDRLAGTYERVEAAKQMEATRLEDRRLEAMRDLEIERMRVLADVAISTSDDTQTPATSAAISTSADTHTSVAAAASGGLVEELVQ, via the exons ATGTCCGCCAtcgcccaccgccgccgccgccccgcgccggccCCGCCCGCGTGGACCCCCGAGCCCTGGAGCGACGGCGAGACGGCCGCGCTGCTCGAGGCCTGGGGCCCGCGCCACCTCCGCGCCGGCGGCGGCCCCCTCCGCACCTCCGACTGGCGCGCCTGCGCCGCGGCCGTCACCGCGCGCCGCGCCGCCGACGGCCGCGCGCCGCGCACCGTCGACCAGTGCAAGAACCGCATGGACTACCTCAAGAAGCGCCTCAGGGCCGACCGCTCCaggccctcgccgccgccgccgctctccgGCTCCCTCCGCCGCCTCGCCAAGCTCCTCCGCCAGGCCCCCTCGGTCCCGCACCGCCTCGCGCCCAAGGTTCAGCGGGAGGACCGCCAGGACCACGAGGAGGAGACTCCCCTGTACCGCGACTGGCCGCCGGTGCCCAAGCGGCGGAGGACGACCGTCTCGCTGTCGCCGCTGAGCTCCTCCGCGGAGCATCACCACGGGAACGGAGGGGCGGCCTGCACGGAGGTTGCGGCTGCTCTGGATAGGCTGGCGGGGACGTACGAGCGGGTTGAGGCGGCCAAGCAGATGGAGGCGACACGGCTGGAGGACCGCCGCCTGGAGGCCATGCGGGACCTAGAGATCGAGCGCATGCGGGTTCTCGCCGACGTCGCCATCTCCACCTCGGACGATACACAAACCCCAGCCACCTCCGCCGCCATCTCCACCTCCGCCGATACACACACCTCAGTCGCTGCCGCAGCCAGCGGCGGCCTAGTCG AGGAACTAGTACAGTAG
- the LOC109754263 gene encoding uncharacterized protein — MHWSDEETSVLVDAWGPLYLGRNRGPLSMEDWDSVCSAVDAHHAAAGLDFSRNPAGCRRRISTLKARYTEEAAKGQPTSAWRHFAHLRAFLADPSGGPPGFAAKKPGASVKQEKKKVEEASGSVGTTKVPAKRQFSSLRDILAKTPATVKEEEETVKGCGCELVGGSAAGVTKLVAEMTRLAEVHERVEMERHRFRKEMLKMKMKEEMETEDVKLERKKVKAENEEQVRGN; from the coding sequence ATGCACTGGAGCGACGAGGAGACGTCCGTTCTCGTGGACGCTTGGGGCCCGCTGTACCTCGGCCGCAATCGAGGCCCCCTCAGCATGGAGGACTGGGACTCCGTGTGCAGCGCCGTCGACGCACACcacgccgccgccgggctcgacTTCAGCCGCAACCCCGCCGGTTGCAGGAGGCGCATCTCTACACTCAAGGCTCGGTACAcggaggaggccgccaaggggcagCCGACGTCGGCGTGGCGCCACTTTGCCCACCTCCGCGCCTTCCTGGCCGATCCCAGCGGCGGGCCTCCGggcttcgccgccaagaagccgGGGGCGTCCGTGAAGCAGGAGAAAAAGAAGGTGGAGGAGGCGAGTGGATCGGTCGGCACGACGAAGGTCCCGGCGAAGCGTCAGTTTTCGAGCCTACGGGACATCCTGGCAAAGACGCCGGCGaccgtcaaggaggaggaggagaccgtGAAGGGCTGCGGGTGTGAGTTGGTTGGGGGTTCGGCGGCGGGGGTGACGAAGCTGGTGGCGGAGATGACGAGGCTGGCGGAGGTGCACGAGCGCGTGGAGATGGAGAGGCACAGGTTCAGGAAGGAGAtgctcaagatgaagatgaaggaggagatggagacggaggACGTGAAGCTGGAGCGCAAGAAGGTGAAGGCGGAGAATGAGGAACAAGTCCGCGGCAACTAA